In one Watersipora subatra chromosome 6, tzWatSuba1.1, whole genome shotgun sequence genomic region, the following are encoded:
- the LOC137398659 gene encoding uncharacterized protein, translated as MSALTRKTEVTKLITVTLGKIQQSKQAKCGLNLRKSLLVASVLHKARNIYVTEVKSRSITNENELSSTSTDSTPAKVKRFSSHRSMSVIEEEEPSTCTRPVQEAEVSSTVGATQSHTYTQLTVVPDSSKDLLPITCSATKPEETGHTKPIDDILTDLVNASESGNTTTDKENNPPALKQLPVTSCGQCLKRRATTDYAESDGDNESTESYQAPLYTNLKRPRSHSCSETTLIEDTCKPVPMDTTQINYLVNIFSQSFSELSPTDSHEVGSNYETSTEMNTFALCRDSIALTA; from the exons ATGTCAGCTCTTACTCGTAAAACCGAAGTAACCAAGCTGATAACAGTTACATTGGGCAAGATACAGCAATCGAAGCAGGCCAAATGCGGACTGAACTTGAGAAAAAGTCTATTAGTGGCTTCAGTGCTACACAAAGCCAGAAATATTTATGTAACAGAGGTAAAGAGTCGATCTATTACTAATGAAAACGAACTTAGTTCGACTAGTACGGATTCTACTCCTGCCAAAGTCAAGAGATTTTCTTCGCATAGATCCATGTCCGTTATCGAAGAAGAAGAGCCCTCAACGTGTACTAGACCAGTACAAGAAGCTGAGGTATCTTCTACAGTTGGTGCTACACAATCGCATACGTACACTCAATTAACAGTTGTTCCTGATAGCTCAAAGGACTTATTGCCAATAACCTGTTCTGCTACCAAGCCTGAGGAAACCGGCCATACAAAACCTATTGACGACATACTCACTGACTTGGTTAATGCTAGTGAGAGTGGCAATACGACTACAGACAAGGAGAATAACCCTCCAGCATTAAAACAGCTTCCAG TGACTTCCTGTGGACAGTGTCTAAAACGCAGAGCTACTACAGACTATGCTGAATCAGACGGCGACAACGAAAGCACCGAAAGTTATCAGGCACCATTGTACACAAACCTAAAAAGGCCAAGATCACATTCATGTAGTGAAACGACCTTGATCGAGGACACCTGCAAACCTGTACCTATGGATACTACTCAAATAAATTATCTTGTCAACATATTTAGTCAAAGTTTTTCCGAACTGTCACCCACAGACTCTCATGAGGTCGGATCCAATTATGAGACATCCACAGAAATGAACACTTTCGCTTTGTGCAGAGATTCCATTGCCTTAACCGCGTAG